The region ACGGGTTTTGCTTGGCCTTTGGCCGCCCTCAAGGAGCTGGCATCGGGCGAACTCACCGCCAAAGATAACGAAATCACTGTTTCCCCTCGCTAGCTTTGCTGTTTGTTGATTGTCATAAGGACGACGTACCATGAAGCACTTTTTGACCTATCTTTCCACCGCCCCCGTGCTAGCTGCCATTTGGATGACGATTACCGCCGGGATTTTGATTGAGTTTAATCGCTTCTACCCCGACTTGCTCTTCCATCCCCTCTAAGTCAATCCTTAACGTTTGAACAAACTCGGTACAAGGGTGGAACAGCGTTCTGCCCTTTTTTATTGCGATCGCGTCCCACAGCGTAGCTGTTCGCGCCCTAGAGGGTATAGAATAGTTATTTGTCCTAAAATAACAGCCGTAGCCACCAGCGCTGACGCTTGCTGTTAACCCATCCAGTTCAATGAAAGAGGATACCCATGGCAAAGCGGGTGCAAGTTGTCTTGAATGAAACCGTTAATAAACTCGGGCGAATGGGTCAAGTCGTCGAAGTCGCCCCCGGCTATGCCCGTAATTACCTGTTCCCAAGAGGGATTGCCGAGCCAGCAACCCCCAGTGCCCTACGGCGCGTAGAGCGGCTCCAAGAAAAAGAACGGCAGCGGCTCGCCGCACTCAAAAGCATTGCTGAAAAACAAAAAGCGACCCTCGAAAAACTGGCGACCATTACCATCTCGATGCCCGTGGGCGAAAAAGATATGCTCTTTGGCAGCGTCACACCCCAAGATGTGGCCGATGCGATCCAGGCGATTACGGGTGAAACCATCGACCGCCGCGAAATGATCCTGCCTGAGATTCGCAAATTGGGCACCTACACGGCTGAAATCAAACTCCACCCCGAAGTGACTGTCAAGCTCAATATCCAAGTTGTTGCCGATTAGGGCTAGCTTCCCTGATGGTTCAGGAGCCAAGTTTTCAGCCCGATAGCCAACTGATTCCCCCCCAGAACCTCGAGGCGGAAGAGTGGATCTTGGGGGGTATTCTCTTAGATCCGGAAGCCATCAACCGTGTGGTGGATATTTTGCCAGTTGAGGCCTTTTACCTCAGTGCCCACCGCGAGATCTATCGGGCAGCGGTTTCCCTCCATAGTCGCAGCAATCCCACGGATCTGCTGTGTGTGACCGCCTGGCTACAGGATCAGGGGTTATTGGAGCGAGTTGGGGGGCACAGGAAGCTGGCAGAACTGGTGGAGCGCACCGTCAGTGCCATCAATATTGATCGCTACGCTCTTTTGGTCAAGGAAAAATACCTGCGCCGGAAGCTGATTGAAGCCGGCACCCATGTGGTGAAGCTGGGCTATGATAACAGCCTCCCGTTGGATGTGATCTTGGATCAGGCCGAGCAACAAATCTTTAGCGTGACTCAGGATCGGATTCAGCAGGGGTTGACCCACACTAATGAGATTCTTATCCATACGTTTACAGAATTGGACAAGCGGGTGGAGGGCAATATTCAGCCAGGTCTATTCTGCAATTTTTATGATCTGGACAACATCACCCAAGGCTTCCAGCGATCGGATTTGATTATTATTGCGGGTCGTCCTTCAATGGGTAAGACAGCGATCGCCCTGCAAATTGCCCGTCGCATTGCTGAAATTCACAATCTGGCGGTGGCCATCTACAGCCTTGAAATGTCGAAGGAGCAACTGGTTCAACGCCTCCTCGCCAGTGAAGCTCGCATTGACACCAACTATTTACGGGCGGGGCGCATTAGCCAACACCAGTGGGAACCCCTAAGTCGGGCGCTCGGGATTCTCTCGCAACTGCCCATCTACATTGACGACACTCCTAACCCCACCCTTGGACAAATTCGCTCTACTGCCCGCCGGCTCCACGCCGAGCATCCCAACGGCCTCGGCCTTATTTTGATTGACTACCTACAACTGATGGGCGGTGAAGAAACCAGCGAAGGCCGGGTTCAAGAACTCTCCAAAATTACCCGCTCTCTCAAAGGACTGGCGCGGGAACTCAATGTCCCCGTCATTGCTCTCTCCCAACTCAGCCGCAGTGTAGAATCGCGGCAAAACAAGCGTCCCTTAATGTCAGACCTGCGGGAATCGGGATCGATTGAACAGGATGCTGACCTCGTCATTCTGCTGTACCGCGATGAATATTACAACCCCGACACCCCCGATCGCGGGATTTGTGAACTCCTGATTGCCAAACACCGCAATGGCCCTGTGGGCACAGTGAAGCTGCTCTTTGACCCCCAATACACCCGCTTTGAAAACCTTGCCCGCGATTAGTCAAGGGGGGACAGTGTTCTGCTTTTTCCCCACGGAGGTTCGGTGTCAACGGGATTGACGCCTATCTATACTGGGGGCAAGTTCCGATGGAGAAAATACTCTATGAGTACTGCCTTTACCCAACCAGCAACTAAATGTGTCTCCGCCACGTTCCAGGAGGAGGCCAAAGTCAAAGAAGCGATCGAACGGCTTTTAAATCGCGGTGTCCCTAAAGAAAATATCTCTATCATTGGTCGCAATTTTCAGTCTGAAGCCCGTATTAGTGGATTTATTACTAAGAAAGATATTATTTTAGATGGCGTCACCACTGGCGCACTCTACGGCTCTATCTTTGGTTCACTGCTGAGTCTGTTGACGGGGGTTGGTGTTCTTTTCATTCCCTTTATTGGGGTTGTTGCTGCTGCTGGACCGTTGGCTGCTGCTCTGTTGGGGGCTACAAGTGGCGCCCTCTACGGTGCCCTAGGAGCTGGGCTAGGATCGGCGCTGATCTCCCTAGGCATGCCCCAGGACAAAGCGGCCATTTACCAAATGCGGGTACAGGCGGGTGAATTTTTGCTAGTTGTAGAAGTCCCTGAGGAAAAAGCAGGGGAGATCTTTCTCCTATTGCAATCCGCTGGTGGTCAAGAGGCGGCAATCACGGAGATGCAAATTCCGCGTCAACCTGAGGGGCAGTTGTCTGGTCCAGAGGACATTTCCCCAGAGGTGCGCGCAGATCTCTCGGAGGCAGCGCAGTCTCAATTTGTCACAGCCTATAATGAGGCGCTGAAGGAGTCCAATGATGAAAAAAATGCCCTGATTAAGGCTTGGGAACACATCAAGCGCCTCTTCCAACGGAATGAGAAGGGAATCTATGGCAGCTAGGCAGTAGGATGATGCCGTCCTGATGGACTGATGAGCTAGTCTAAGACGCCCCTGGAGGCTGGTGGATCAGTACACCAGCTTTTATAGCTATTGCGGTAAAGAATCAGACGTTGTTCAGATAATGGCAAATCACTTCATGAGTAGAACTCTTTGACCGTGCATAGATCCGCGCTCGCTTCAGCGCACTGATTAAACCCGCATCGGAATGGACTGCAACGTCTGCCGCTAAGGCCTGCCAATCGAGTTTCCAAGAACGATGGGGAACAAGGGTGGGCGCTCAGTTGTCCCCCTTAGCTGGTGATGGATAGTGGCGCGACTCACCTGGAAAATTTGAGTGGCTTCACTGATTTTATTACCTTGCCGGCCATAGGAGAAAACGCATTCTCGTCAGTCCAAGCCATCCCTCACGTTCTTTGAGAATATGCATGACTGTAATTTATTTCTCTTTCTAATGTGTCACTCCCTGTCGAAATAGCTATATCCTGTGTCCTCAGGCTGAGAATGACCGTCCCTGAGACAGGGGAGGATGTGAAGGGTACTGGCTCTAGTTATCTTACTGCCGTGATCCGCCAAATAACCAATGGAGATTGACCCCTACCCCTGGCGACTCCTGACCGACGAGGCCTGAATTGGGAATACTGCTGCCGACTGCCGTTGAGCCATAGAGATCAATTCCCAGACCCCACTGGGGCACGACATAGCGCAATCCCGCACTGTAAACACCTGTTTGCCCATAGACAGGTGTGGCTTCGGCAATAAATTGGA is a window of Thermosynechococcus vestitus BP-1 DNA encoding:
- the psaJ gene encoding photosystem I reaction center subunit IX; protein product: MKHFLTYLSTAPVLAAIWMTITAGILIEFNRFYPDLLFHPL
- the dnaB gene encoding replicative DNA helicase, with the protein product MVQEPSFQPDSQLIPPQNLEAEEWILGGILLDPEAINRVVDILPVEAFYLSAHREIYRAAVSLHSRSNPTDLLCVTAWLQDQGLLERVGGHRKLAELVERTVSAINIDRYALLVKEKYLRRKLIEAGTHVVKLGYDNSLPLDVILDQAEQQIFSVTQDRIQQGLTHTNEILIHTFTELDKRVEGNIQPGLFCNFYDLDNITQGFQRSDLIIIAGRPSMGKTAIALQIARRIAEIHNLAVAIYSLEMSKEQLVQRLLASEARIDTNYLRAGRISQHQWEPLSRALGILSQLPIYIDDTPNPTLGQIRSTARRLHAEHPNGLGLILIDYLQLMGGEETSEGRVQELSKITRSLKGLARELNVPVIALSQLSRSVESRQNKRPLMSDLRESGSIEQDADLVILLYRDEYYNPDTPDRGICELLIAKHRNGPVGTVKLLFDPQYTRFENLARD
- the rplI gene encoding 50S ribosomal protein L9; the protein is MAKRVQVVLNETVNKLGRMGQVVEVAPGYARNYLFPRGIAEPATPSALRRVERLQEKERQRLAALKSIAEKQKATLEKLATITISMPVGEKDMLFGSVTPQDVADAIQAITGETIDRREMILPEIRKLGTYTAEIKLHPEVTVKLNIQVVAD
- a CDS encoding ChaB family protein, which encodes MSTAFTQPATKCVSATFQEEAKVKEAIERLLNRGVPKENISIIGRNFQSEARISGFITKKDIILDGVTTGALYGSIFGSLLSLLTGVGVLFIPFIGVVAAAGPLAAALLGATSGALYGALGAGLGSALISLGMPQDKAAIYQMRVQAGEFLLVVEVPEEKAGEIFLLLQSAGGQEAAITEMQIPRQPEGQLSGPEDISPEVRADLSEAAQSQFVTAYNEALKESNDEKNALIKAWEHIKRLFQRNEKGIYGS